TCCGAAGTGGCAGGACGTACTTCCTCTACTGAAATGCGGGCGTAAATCGGATGGTCGGCGCCGAGATACTGGCCTTTAGGGATTACGATTTCAAAGCTCTCCCCCTCTTTAGTCCCCAACAGCTTCTCTTCTATGGCCGGGATAATGCGGTCATATCCGATCAGTAACTTGGCCCGGTAAACGTTAAGTTTTTCCTCCGGGTTTGCATTTTCCTCAAAGCGCACCGTATATTTTATAACTACATGGGTATTAGGTCCTACTGTCAGCATTATTGCTCCTTAAAAAAACCGTAATTACTCAGGTTGTCAGGTTCACGGTTCACTGTTGGCTACTTCGCGCTTCTCCTATCAATCTTCAGCGCTCTCTAATCTTGAACCATGAACCTTGGAACCTTGAACCTGGATAGTTACTTTTTACCACGCAGAATCTCGCCGATTTTATTTACTACCTCATCCGGTTCAGGGAAAAACCCCTGGGCCTTTCTCGAAAATAGAATCTCGCCGTCAACCCGTACATCAAAGACGCCCCCATCGCCCTTTATGAGGACAGGTTCTGTATTAAAGGCCTTTTTGATCTTATCCGCCAGCCTGACGGCCCTGGGGAGAAAATTTCATCTGCCGCAGTATTCGATCACAATCTCCATATATTGTCCTCTTGTGTATAAGTCATTATAAAAAATCCGGGTCTTATGCAAGTAAAATCTGATAGATTTTTCATCTCAGCGAACAAATCCTCTCCCTGAATACATTCCGGCCGGGTCACATTCTAGACCGCTTAACAAATTTTTCGGCCAAAACCCGCCATTCCTTTAATCTCAAGGCATAAAGTAAAAAGAAATATGAAAACCCGGCAAAGGCTATAGTAATCGAAAGGGAGAAAAGCTCTGCATGGAGGCCATGTCCCCAGATGCCTTCAAGCCACCCGTGTACATAATATACGATCAGGCCCATAGCCGCCGAGGCCATAAGCACCTTGGCCAGAGACTTAAAAAGATAGCCCAGGTCATAGCCTTCCACCTTTCGATACAGGATAAGGCTTAGAAATACAAAGTTCAAAATCATGGTGATTGATGTGGAGAAGGCGATGGCCTTGTGCTGAAAGCTGTCTATAGTCATAGTAATCACCAGGATATTGACCACTACGGCCATAAAACTCGCTATAACCGGGTACTTTGTATCGTTTAAAGCGTAGAAGACCGGGACAACGATCTTTACTGCGGCATAGGCAAAAAGACCGATAGCGTAAAAAGATAATGCCTCCGCCGTGTGCAGGGTATCATAACCGGTGAAACGCCCGTGCTCGAAGATTAACTTTATAATCGGCTTGGCGAGTATTACCAGCCCGCAGGATGCCGGTATGGTCAGGGCAAAGGCCATGACCAGAGCAGCAAGATAAGCGCCTTTAAGCTGGGTTAAGTCTTTATTGGAGGCATGGCGTGAAACAACCGGCAGCGTGGCAATGGAAATAGCCACCCCAAAGACTCCAATCGGAAACTGCATCAGGCGGAAGGCGTAATTAAGCCAAGAGACACTCCCTTGCTCACAACTGGCCGCAAAGTAGGTATTTATAAAGATATTAATCTGGGTGGCGGAAAGTCCGATAATAGCCGGGATCATCAGCTTGATTACCCGGCTCAGGCCTTCGTCCCGGAAAGAAAGCAGGGGGCTCAGGTGAAAACCCACCTTGTGGAGGGACGGCAGTTGTATGGCGAGCTGCAGGAAGCCTCCTATAAGTGTGCCTACGGCCATGCCCACGATAGCAGGCTGACCGAAACGGGGAAAAACAAAGGCCAGGATAACGCCGCTGACAATGGATCCCAGGTTAAAAAAGGCAGAGGACATGGCCGGGATAAAAAAATACCCCTTGGTGTTAAGCATGCCCATCACCGCCGCAGCAAGCGAGACCAGAATAAAGAACGGGAACATAATGACGGTCATGTCCCTGGTCAAGGCAATTTTCCCCGGTATCCTGGAAAAATCAGGGGCCATCAGCATTATGATGTCCCCGGCAAAAAATATACCGATTAAGGTCAAAGCGCCCACGATAACAAAAAGGGCGGTCAGGACGTTGTTGGCCAGCCTCCAGGTCTCCTTAGGGCCTTTTTTCTGGTCATAGTCGGTAAAGACGGTAACAAAGGCCGAGCTTAATGCGCCTTCGGCAAAGAGATCGCGCAGAAGGTTGGGGATGCGGAAGGCCACGACATAGGCATCGATGAAATAACCGGCCCCGAAAAGGCCCGCCAGGACCTGTTCCCGTATAAGGCCCAGGATGCGGCTGGCAAAGACCGCCACGCTGACCGATCCGGCCGAACGGGCTATCTGGGCCGTGTCTGTCTCTTTCGATTTTGGATTT
The Desulfovibrionales bacterium DNA segment above includes these coding regions:
- the murJ gene encoding murein biosynthesis integral membrane protein MurJ, which produces MSKENPKSEIRHAKGRFAEANKSARAENPKSKETDTAQIARSAGSVSVAVFASRILGLIREQVLAGLFGAGYFIDAYVVAFRIPNLLRDLFAEGALSSAFVTVFTDYDQKKGPKETWRLANNVLTALFVIVGALTLIGIFFAGDIIMLMAPDFSRIPGKIALTRDMTVIMFPFFILVSLAAAVMGMLNTKGYFFIPAMSSAFFNLGSIVSGVILAFVFPRFGQPAIVGMAVGTLIGGFLQLAIQLPSLHKVGFHLSPLLSFRDEGLSRVIKLMIPAIIGLSATQINIFINTYFAASCEQGSVSWLNYAFRLMQFPIGVFGVAISIATLPVVSRHASNKDLTQLKGAYLAALVMAFALTIPASCGLVILAKPIIKLIFEHGRFTGYDTLHTAEALSFYAIGLFAYAAVKIVVPVFYALNDTKYPVIASFMAVVVNILVITMTIDSFQHKAIAFSTSITMILNFVFLSLILYRKVEGYDLGYLFKSLAKVLMASAAMGLIVYYVHGWLEGIWGHGLHAELFSLSITIAFAGFSYFFLLYALRLKEWRVLAEKFVKRSRM